Proteins encoded by one window of Cuniculiplasma divulgatum:
- a CDS encoding winged helix-turn-helix transcriptional regulator: protein MMNTVNKNQEICPIVETIKVIGGKWELTIIRYLSDRPMRFNELLRNAHGISSRTLSRILKILMEKGLVKRELISLQPVVVLYSLTESGSEIRPVIDALRKWGEKYITSGENTIY from the coding sequence ATGATGAATACGGTAAATAAGAATCAGGAAATTTGCCCTATAGTTGAGACAATAAAGGTAATTGGTGGTAAATGGGAGCTTACAATTATTAGGTATCTATCGGACAGACCTATGAGATTCAATGAATTACTCAGGAATGCTCATGGGATAAGTTCCAGGACATTATCAAGAATCCTCAAGATTCTAATGGAAAAGGGGCTAGTTAAGAGAGAGCTCATTTCGCTTCAGCCTGTTGTGGTTCTATACTCACTGACTGAATCAGGAAGCGAGATAAGGCCTGTAATAGATGCACTCAGGAAATGGGGTGAAAAATACATTACCTCTGGGGAAAACACCATATATTAA
- a CDS encoding M24 family metallopeptidase, which translates to MIRISKGELKRRVEKLGKLMSEKDLDAIYISGTTSFKYFADYFYIATERPAAFLIDKNLDIHFFGPVMEKEHVLGQCPNIKDSYGYPDYPGDKHPLKYFGEWTEKIVKEKKIGVDNPSFYSSGWGFKPIPVDEIVKGFNISGISEDLYNMRKIKSDEEIEIMRESSKWGNLAHNLLQEYTEYGEFDFEISYKASSEANKMAMYAFGMDTRPSINSPMEIGAGFRGQVGEHSYYPHSLFTNRKIRKGDILGSGASGEIDGYHIEIERNLFVGKPDERTRRFHKLAVEMQKVAIDALEIGKEFSAVDRKVIEFAKENDVLQYRLHHSGHCIGLEGHEAPFLDVGENEKIRAGMTFSVEPGIYVKGLGGFRHSDTVVMHEDGPEVITYYPKDTESLTICD; encoded by the coding sequence ATGATAAGGATTTCTAAGGGAGAACTGAAAAGGCGAGTTGAAAAGCTCGGTAAATTGATGAGCGAGAAGGATCTTGACGCAATATATATTTCTGGAACTACATCATTCAAGTATTTTGCAGATTATTTTTACATTGCCACTGAAAGACCAGCAGCATTTCTAATAGATAAGAATCTGGATATACACTTTTTTGGTCCCGTAATGGAAAAGGAACATGTACTTGGTCAGTGTCCTAATATAAAGGATTCTTATGGATATCCCGACTATCCTGGAGATAAGCATCCACTGAAGTACTTTGGAGAATGGACAGAAAAGATCGTAAAGGAGAAAAAGATTGGTGTAGACAATCCTTCATTCTACAGTTCTGGATGGGGATTTAAGCCAATTCCAGTCGATGAAATCGTAAAAGGATTCAACATTTCAGGCATATCGGAAGACCTTTACAATATGAGAAAGATCAAGTCAGATGAGGAAATAGAGATTATGAGGGAAAGTTCCAAGTGGGGAAACCTCGCACATAATCTTTTACAGGAGTATACAGAATATGGAGAATTTGATTTTGAAATCTCATACAAAGCCTCCTCTGAAGCAAATAAAATGGCAATGTATGCATTTGGGATGGATACAAGACCCTCAATTAACTCTCCAATGGAAATAGGTGCAGGATTTAGGGGGCAGGTTGGAGAACATTCCTATTACCCACATTCATTATTTACTAATAGGAAAATCAGAAAAGGTGATATCCTCGGTTCTGGAGCCAGTGGGGAAATTGATGGTTATCATATTGAAATCGAGAGAAATTTATTCGTGGGAAAGCCAGATGAAAGGACAAGGAGGTTCCACAAGCTTGCAGTGGAAATGCAAAAGGTCGCAATAGACGCTCTGGAAATAGGCAAGGAGTTCAGTGCAGTTGATAGAAAGGTAATAGAATTTGCAAAAGAGAACGATGTGCTTCAGTATAGATTACACCATTCAGGCCATTGCATTGGTCTTGAAGGTCATGAGGCACCATTTCTGGATGTAGGAGAGAATGAAAAAATAAGGGCAGGCATGACATTTTCAGTTGAACCAGGAATATATGTTAAGGGCTTAGGAGGATTCAGACATTCAGATACTGTCGTCATGCATGAAGACGGGCCTGAAGTAATTACATATTATCCTAAAGATACTGAATCTCTAACAATATGCGATTAG
- a CDS encoding argonaute/piwi family protein, with amino-acid sequence MPSDIEEYCGISEKTRGAKRPKFTPEEKLISELKAKGNKFLDEWGLEVQDPTERDLDLDFHNALKGKVMEFGIPIQLLRESTARGFVDFGNPSVKRIQEPATFAYNFATALYYKANGKPWRLAKLRQDTCYVGISFFHNLLSPKFDVETSMAQVFTHNGEGMVLRGADVVIDKRTKEPHMSKRQAYELMKEALKSYEERAGRQPSRVVIHKKTTFYDVEREGFMEAIGNQSHDFVAITDRHSYRFARTGQYPVLRGTGIRLSERRWLLYTSGYIPRVRTYPGHRIPSPLLLNHQGDSQINEICEEILGLTKLNWNTTSFATIWPITLEFSKDVGKVLSELPEGSPIQNHYRFYM; translated from the coding sequence ATGCCTAGTGATATTGAAGAATATTGCGGCATTTCAGAGAAAACTCGTGGTGCGAAAAGACCGAAATTTACTCCGGAAGAGAAGTTGATCTCAGAATTGAAGGCTAAGGGTAATAAATTTCTGGACGAATGGGGGCTGGAAGTTCAAGACCCAACAGAGAGGGACCTTGATTTGGACTTTCATAATGCGCTTAAGGGGAAAGTTATGGAATTTGGCATCCCGATTCAACTGCTTCGTGAATCCACTGCCAGGGGGTTTGTTGATTTTGGTAACCCCTCGGTTAAACGAATTCAGGAGCCGGCCACTTTCGCCTATAACTTTGCCACAGCATTGTACTATAAAGCCAATGGAAAACCGTGGCGCCTGGCTAAATTGAGACAGGACACCTGCTACGTTGGAATATCTTTTTTTCACAACTTATTGAGCCCAAAGTTTGATGTTGAAACATCGATGGCACAAGTTTTCACACATAATGGAGAAGGAATGGTCTTACGAGGTGCTGATGTTGTAATAGATAAACGCACAAAAGAACCTCACATGAGCAAAAGACAGGCATATGAATTAATGAAAGAAGCTTTGAAATCCTATGAAGAGAGAGCGGGGAGGCAACCTTCTCGTGTTGTAATTCACAAAAAGACGACATTTTATGACGTCGAAAGAGAAGGTTTCATGGAAGCTATAGGAAATCAGTCGCACGACTTTGTTGCAATAACTGATAGGCATTCTTACAGATTCGCTCGAACAGGGCAGTATCCGGTCTTAAGAGGGACAGGAATACGTCTTTCAGAAAGAAGATGGCTTTTGTACACCTCAGGCTATATTCCAAGAGTGAGAACCTATCCAGGACATAGAATTCCTAGCCCATTGCTTCTGAATCATCAAGGAGACTCTCAGATTAATGAAATATGCGAGGAAATCTTAGGTCTGACTAAATTGAACTGGAACACCACATCATTTGCCACTATATGGCCCATCACGCTTGAATTCTCTAAGGATGTAGGAAAGGTCTTATCCGAGTTGCCTGAAGGTTCTCCAATACAGAATCACTATAGATTTTATATGTAA
- a CDS encoding ATP-binding protein yields MVTVEDFKYVLTLWNGHKIPGLIERDIKVDLDSNKIIAIAGSRRSGKTYVMFQCINDLLKKGVKKDNILYINFENERLVGITAINLDNLLIAHRELFNSDGIMYVFLDEIQIVENWDKWVRKIYDTGKYRVIVTGSSSELLSSEIATSLAGRNLTYIVYPFSFKEYVDAQGLKINKLQKYSFEKGVILKAMNDFLEFGSFPEIAMTSSISRKLEILSSYFDAIFFKDIVRRYGIRDVGDLNIFLKILSSSYASYFSSVKLFNYFKSTGRKISRVTLLNFLDYSRSVFLLSLLEKYEKSVRKRISMQSKTYIIDTGISRLFSDIDKGRALENAVFIELSRRKEPIESINYLKLKSGKEVDFIVGGKNGEIIQVSCEVSLLSTRSRETSALVEAAKGLGLKSGKIITYDYEGEELIDGILIHYIPFWAWALYDTKQK; encoded by the coding sequence ATGGTAACAGTTGAAGATTTTAAGTACGTTTTAACGCTCTGGAATGGCCACAAAATACCTGGCCTTATAGAACGTGATATAAAAGTTGATCTAGATTCAAATAAGATAATTGCTATTGCCGGGTCAAGACGATCGGGAAAAACCTATGTAATGTTTCAATGCATTAATGACCTTTTAAAAAAAGGCGTTAAGAAAGATAATATCCTTTATATCAACTTTGAGAACGAGAGACTTGTTGGAATAACAGCTATCAATCTAGACAACCTTCTTATAGCCCATAGGGAGCTGTTCAATTCTGACGGGATAATGTACGTTTTTCTTGACGAAATACAGATTGTTGAGAACTGGGATAAATGGGTCAGGAAGATCTACGATACTGGGAAGTATCGTGTAATAGTAACAGGTTCCTCTTCTGAATTACTTAGTAGCGAAATAGCCACTTCACTTGCAGGAAGGAACCTCACATATATTGTGTACCCTTTCTCTTTCAAAGAATATGTTGATGCACAGGGCCTGAAAATTAACAAACTGCAAAAATATTCTTTTGAAAAAGGGGTAATTCTTAAGGCAATGAATGATTTTTTGGAGTTTGGATCATTTCCCGAAATAGCAATGACATCAAGCATATCCAGAAAACTGGAGATACTTTCATCTTACTTTGATGCAATTTTCTTCAAGGACATAGTTAGAAGGTATGGAATTAGGGATGTTGGAGATTTAAACATATTTCTCAAAATTCTCTCCAGCAGCTACGCCTCATATTTCAGTTCGGTAAAGTTGTTTAATTATTTCAAAAGTACTGGGAGAAAGATAAGTAGAGTTACATTGCTAAACTTCCTTGATTACTCGAGATCGGTTTTTCTTCTGAGTCTACTTGAGAAGTATGAAAAGAGCGTAAGAAAGCGTATTTCAATGCAATCAAAGACTTATATAATAGACACTGGTATTTCCAGACTTTTCTCTGACATTGATAAGGGCAGGGCACTGGAAAATGCAGTTTTCATCGAGTTATCCAGAAGAAAAGAACCTATAGAGAGCATAAACTATCTTAAGCTTAAATCCGGTAAAGAAGTGGACTTCATTGTAGGCGGCAAAAATGGTGAGATCATACAGGTATCTTGTGAAGTGTCCCTACTAAGTACAAGATCTCGAGAAACCTCTGCACTTGTGGAGGCTGCAAAGGGTCTTGGGCTGAAGTCCGGGAAAATAATAACCTACGATTATGAAGGAGAAGAATTAATTGATGGAATTTTAATTCATTACATCCCATTCTGGGCTTGGGCTTTATATGATACAAAGCAAAAGTGA
- a CDS encoding GNAT family N-acetyltransferase: protein MTILCDGDIRLRPVDLKRDMNSFLLWYNTPRVIFYSEGPKVMPYGREIIERMIKILSEIHESYIIEIYKKDVWTPIGDASITMEKTPITIGVEEYWEKGLGTKVLAILISRARKIGLKKLKVSGIYEYNERSLRLYRKAGFSETEHFEENGYNCIKMELLL from the coding sequence GTGACAATACTATGTGATGGCGATATCAGGCTGAGACCGGTTGATTTAAAAAGAGACATGAATTCGTTCTTACTTTGGTATAATACTCCGAGAGTTATTTTTTATTCAGAAGGGCCAAAAGTAATGCCTTACGGTAGAGAGATAATAGAACGAATGATTAAGATACTCTCTGAAATTCATGAGAGCTATATTATAGAAATCTATAAAAAAGATGTGTGGACCCCCATTGGCGATGCAAGTATAACTATGGAGAAGACTCCAATCACTATTGGAGTTGAAGAATATTGGGAAAAGGGATTGGGGACAAAAGTTCTTGCCATTTTGATAAGTCGAGCCAGAAAAATTGGGTTGAAAAAACTTAAGGTCAGTGGAATTTATGAATACAATGAAAGAAGCCTGCGCCTATACCGTAAGGCTGGTTTCTCAGAAACAGAGCATTTTGAGGAAAATGGTTATAATTGCATAAAGATGGAGTTATTACTCTAG
- a CDS encoding 1,2-dihydroxy-3-keto-5-methylthiopentene dioxygenase encodes MVSLKIIEKNITIHDPEKVADYLSKYGIKYEKWNSDKLNSEDASPDRILEVYREEVERLKKEGGYVTADVIDINSNTPGLDDMLLKFNKEHWHDEDEVRYTIKGHGLFHINAEDEVTLSVEVGKGDLLRVPKGTKHWFDLCSDREIRAIRLFQNKSGWTPHYTNSGKDKKFMPLCFGPAFIPAENDREKV; translated from the coding sequence ATGGTTTCTTTGAAGATAATTGAAAAAAATATTACAATTCATGACCCTGAAAAAGTGGCTGATTATCTTAGTAAATATGGAATAAAGTATGAGAAATGGAATTCTGATAAACTAAATTCAGAAGATGCATCGCCAGATAGAATACTTGAGGTATATAGAGAAGAAGTAGAAAGACTAAAGAAAGAAGGCGGTTATGTAACAGCTGATGTCATCGATATAAATAGCAATACCCCTGGACTTGATGATATGCTATTAAAATTCAACAAGGAACACTGGCACGATGAAGATGAGGTAAGATATACAATAAAAGGTCATGGATTATTTCATATTAACGCAGAGGATGAAGTAACGCTGTCAGTTGAGGTTGGAAAAGGGGATCTTCTTAGGGTTCCGAAAGGAACAAAACACTGGTTTGACCTATGCTCAGATAGGGAAATTAGAGCCATAAGACTATTTCAGAACAAAAGTGGATGGACTCCTCATTATACCAATAGCGGGAAAGATAAGAAATTCATGCCTCTGTGCTTTGGACCTGCGTTTATTCCTGCCGAAAATGACAGAGAAAAGGTATGA
- the mtnC gene encoding acireductone synthase → MTCKINIQNYVLLDVEGTTTPVNFVHITLFKYARDSLTKFLTKNNKIPVVKKALLEIAQNGRINENGEFSPDEKIVAYIERLIDLDSKLGALKTLEGLIWQEGYESGELKSEVYDDVPESLIRWKKSGKKVYIYSSGSVLAQKLLFKYSKFGNLTKYIDGYFDTEIGPKKDVKSYVNISNKLGVLPEKISFISDSIDEVSSSRNAGINSILINRGNEVDDTNPVDFIIDFRSLC, encoded by the coding sequence ATGACTTGCAAAATTAATATTCAGAATTATGTACTACTTGACGTAGAGGGAACCACAACGCCAGTAAATTTTGTGCACATTACTCTATTTAAGTATGCCAGAGATAGCCTAACTAAATTCCTGACAAAAAATAATAAAATCCCGGTGGTGAAAAAAGCACTATTAGAAATAGCTCAGAATGGAAGAATTAATGAAAATGGTGAATTTTCCCCCGATGAAAAGATTGTCGCGTATATTGAAAGGCTTATTGATCTGGACAGTAAACTTGGGGCACTGAAAACGCTGGAAGGACTTATCTGGCAGGAAGGCTATGAATCTGGAGAACTGAAGAGTGAGGTATACGATGATGTGCCAGAATCTTTAATTAGATGGAAAAAGTCAGGAAAAAAGGTTTACATATATTCATCAGGCAGTGTACTGGCACAAAAACTACTATTTAAATACTCTAAATTTGGCAATTTGACAAAATACATTGACGGATACTTTGATACAGAAATAGGACCTAAAAAAGATGTTAAAAGTTATGTTAATATTTCTAATAAATTAGGAGTTTTGCCTGAAAAAATTAGTTTTATAAGTGATTCGATAGATGAAGTAAGTTCATCACGAAATGCTGGCATAAATTCAATTCTAATAAACAGAGGAAATGAAGTAGACGATACAAATCCTGTGGACTTCATAATTGATTTTAGAAGCCTGTGCTGA
- a CDS encoding transposase, with protein sequence MVVLPDWVRKYKTKGVEIRVSGQNYYAYEMSSKWNREKKRADKITGQYLGVVTHEGIVKPRSMGLPRSDHEYGNISLLYGIAEKTIIPVLKEIYPTMWERIISYVILRNIQPLPMKSVHYLYEKTYLSRVMDESMSPDSLSRMLSSLPEDQSIRVMRELTEKGEYVLMDSTAVFSRSENMSFLELGHNSKGMHLPQINVMILFSSTRTMPTFVRILPGSIRDVSAMSKTIDMAGVEKCVIVADKGFFSPDNIRKLENKRLSYIIPLRRNSSLIPDADGFTGVFRYDGKPVKYWKRENDVYIFEDPILKSEEEKDFLLRIEENKRIGKQFDENEINFGKLYLLSDLNEDPERVYRLYKQREYVEYAFNVYKNDLEADRSYLRDDHMMFTYMFLNLLSLYLHFQILNMLDGKYSVRDVLLILSRIKMYRFEKQEIMSELPKKAKDLVSDMKIDLDILRKKG encoded by the coding sequence ATGGTTGTTCTCCCCGACTGGGTCAGGAAATACAAGACAAAAGGTGTCGAAATCCGGGTATCCGGACAGAATTACTATGCCTATGAGATGTCCAGCAAATGGAACAGGGAGAAGAAGAGGGCCGACAAGATCACCGGACAGTACCTTGGCGTCGTAACCCATGAGGGAATAGTGAAGCCCCGATCCATGGGGCTTCCGAGATCCGATCATGAATACGGGAATATTTCACTGCTGTATGGCATAGCTGAGAAGACAATCATCCCCGTGCTGAAGGAGATATATCCCACCATGTGGGAACGCATCATATCTTACGTCATTCTGAGGAACATACAGCCATTGCCAATGAAATCCGTGCATTACCTGTATGAGAAGACATACCTCTCCAGGGTAATGGACGAGAGCATGTCTCCCGATTCGCTGTCAAGGATGCTCTCTTCCCTGCCAGAGGACCAGAGCATCAGGGTCATGCGAGAACTGACGGAGAAGGGCGAATACGTTCTCATGGATTCAACGGCAGTATTCTCCAGGTCGGAGAACATGTCATTCCTTGAACTGGGCCACAACTCAAAGGGCATGCATCTTCCACAGATCAATGTCATGATACTGTTTTCATCCACCAGGACAATGCCCACGTTCGTGAGGATACTTCCAGGATCAATAAGGGACGTTTCAGCCATGTCAAAGACCATTGACATGGCAGGCGTAGAGAAATGCGTGATCGTTGCCGATAAGGGATTCTTCTCCCCTGATAACATAAGGAAGCTGGAGAATAAACGTCTCAGCTACATCATACCATTGAGGAGGAATTCGTCACTGATACCCGATGCTGATGGTTTCACGGGTGTTTTCCGTTATGACGGGAAACCTGTCAAGTACTGGAAACGTGAAAATGATGTGTACATATTCGAGGATCCCATCCTGAAAAGCGAGGAGGAGAAGGACTTTCTCCTGAGAATAGAGGAGAATAAGAGGATCGGGAAACAGTTCGATGAAAACGAGATCAATTTTGGAAAGCTCTATCTTCTCTCCGACCTGAATGAGGATCCTGAAAGGGTATACCGGCTTTACAAGCAGCGTGAATACGTGGAATACGCCTTCAATGTTTACAAGAACGATCTTGAGGCCGATAGATCATACCTGAGGGACGACCACATGATGTTCACGTACATGTTCCTGAACCTTCTGTCCCTGTATCTGCACTTCCAGATCCTCAATATGCTGGACGGGAAATACAGCGTCAGGGATGTTCTCCTGATCCTGTCAAGAATCAAGATGTACAGGTTTGAGAAACAGGAGATCATGAGTGAACTCCCTAAAAAAGCAAAAGACCTGGTGTCTGATATGAAGATTGATCTGGACATATTACGTAAAAAAGGGTGA
- a CDS encoding DUF7557 family protein, which yields MDYTTIQISRSTREKLNGLRAYKRMTYDELLNALMSLIPEGDDEGVYTEDFRASLLRGLLDVKEKKTHTVEEVKKQLGIQ from the coding sequence ATGGATTATACAACCATACAGATTAGCCGATCCACAAGAGAGAAACTGAATGGACTAAGGGCATACAAGAGAATGACATATGATGAGTTGCTGAATGCACTCATGTCACTAATTCCTGAGGGTGATGATGAGGGGGTTTACACTGAGGATTTCAGGGCATCTCTGCTTAGGGGTCTCCTTGATGTGAAAGAGAAGAAGACCCACACAGTAGAAGAAGTGAAGAAACAGTTGGGAATACAGTGA
- a CDS encoding YceI family protein — protein METQKQMKWISDKAHSEIEFSARHMMISTVKGNFGNFEITAFGSDKTPESAKVIVTIDPSSISTRDNDRDNHLKSPDFFDAEKYKEIKFESTSISKKGESEYIIKGNLTIRDVTKEITFHGDLEGIIKDPYGKTRAGITVSGEIVREEFGLKWNMVIEAGKVMVGSKIKFTAHAEMILQE, from the coding sequence ATGGAAACACAGAAACAAATGAAATGGATATCTGATAAGGCACATTCGGAGATTGAGTTCTCAGCAAGACATATGATGATATCAACAGTCAAGGGGAATTTTGGAAATTTTGAAATAACGGCATTTGGGTCAGATAAGACTCCGGAAAGCGCAAAGGTAATAGTGACAATTGATCCCTCGTCGATAAGTACAAGAGATAATGATAGGGACAATCACCTAAAGTCACCAGACTTCTTCGATGCGGAAAAATACAAAGAGATTAAGTTTGAGAGCACGTCTATAAGCAAGAAGGGGGAAAGCGAATATATTATCAAGGGAAATCTCACAATTAGAGATGTAACCAAAGAGATAACTTTCCATGGGGACCTTGAAGGAATAATAAAGGATCCATATGGTAAGACAAGGGCAGGAATAACCGTCTCAGGTGAAATAGTCAGAGAGGAATTCGGGTTAAAGTGGAATATGGTTATAGAGGCGGGAAAGGTAATGGTCGGAAGCAAGATTAAATTCACTGCCCATGCCGAAATGATTCTTCAGGAATAG
- the mtnB gene encoding methylthioribulose 1-phosphate dehydratase, translated as MSDYKRQITIQSDLEFKKITDDIIKVGNKLYSRGLLYATSGNISSVLKYDPLELAITASGVDKGNMDAKNVLIVDSSGEVIEGNGKPSAETLLHLAVIRNMKAKSIIHTHSIWSTILSRRYLSEGFVELNGYEMLKALEGNTTHNENEILPVFENSQDMVELSKKVSKYLIEHPKSHGFLLSGHGLYTWGKNLSEAMRSLEAIEFLLEIRGREISLER; from the coding sequence ATGAGTGATTATAAAAGACAGATTACCATTCAATCAGATTTAGAATTCAAAAAAATCACAGATGATATAATAAAAGTGGGAAATAAGCTATATTCACGAGGTTTACTTTACGCTACCAGTGGGAACATAAGTTCTGTTCTAAAATACGATCCACTTGAACTGGCAATAACCGCGAGCGGTGTGGATAAGGGAAACATGGATGCTAAGAATGTTCTAATAGTGGATTCAAGTGGAGAAGTCATTGAGGGTAATGGAAAGCCTTCTGCAGAAACGTTACTTCATCTTGCTGTTATCAGAAATATGAAGGCTAAATCAATAATACATACCCATTCCATATGGTCTACCATACTATCGAGAAGATATTTATCCGAAGGATTCGTCGAACTTAACGGATACGAGATGCTGAAGGCCTTAGAAGGAAATACAACCCACAATGAAAATGAAATTTTACCTGTATTTGAAAATTCTCAGGATATGGTGGAACTATCTAAAAAGGTTTCAAAATACCTTATAGAACATCCTAAATCTCATGGTTTTTTACTTAGTGGACACGGACTTTATACCTGGGGAAAGAATCTTAGCGAGGCAATGAGGTCCCTTGAAGCTATTGAATTTCTGTTAGAGATTAGAGGAAGAGAAATAAGTTTGGAGAGGTGA
- a CDS encoding type II toxin-antitoxin system RelE family toxin produces the protein MTNFEVEFSEESLFQLRGMDIPLAKRIIQKIESTRSDPHRFFVRLVGRTEYKLRVGDYRVIADIEENRRVIVVRSLGHRRNIYK, from the coding sequence GTGACAAACTTTGAAGTTGAATTTTCAGAGGAATCTCTTTTTCAGCTTCGAGGCATGGACATTCCCTTAGCTAAGAGGATTATCCAGAAAATAGAAAGCACTAGAAGTGATCCACACAGGTTCTTTGTCAGGTTGGTCGGGAGGACCGAGTACAAGCTTCGAGTCGGTGACTACAGGGTGATTGCCGACATTGAAGAAAATAGGAGAGTTATAGTTGTCAGATCACTGGGTCACAGAAGGAACATCTACAAATGA
- a CDS encoding DUF7557 family protein, whose product MTISTIQVKQETKKTLQSMKLHPRETYEEVIERMIEDLNELNEETIREVEEARREIESGKFVTHEQLKKDLGL is encoded by the coding sequence GTGACTATTTCAACAATACAGGTAAAGCAAGAAACAAAGAAAACACTACAGTCAATGAAACTGCATCCTAGAGAAACATATGAGGAAGTAATAGAAAGGATGATTGAGGATCTTAACGAACTAAACGAGGAGACTATAAGGGAGGTGGAAGAAGCTAGACGTGAAATCGAATCTGGCAAATTTGTCACCCACGAACAACTGAAGAAGGACCTAGGTCTTTAA
- a CDS encoding ABC transporter ATP-binding protein, with protein sequence MEVLGLDFRYDNGYKVFNNINIKVERGKFAAIVGPSGVGKSTLLRLFGAFLKPESGTVLLHGKPVLRPTPLISMVHQSIVTFPWMTAEENVMLSLKTKNIPKDECKELASKALEMVGLQGFENLYPKEMSGGMRQRVSVARSLAAEPKVLLMDEPFAHLDELTAEGLRQDIYNILFNPESPLECVIMVSHNLTEVVELSDTVFVLNNSPATVVGQIDIEMPRPRNSRDPVFDNYLDTLYRLLTKKKGGTR encoded by the coding sequence ATGGAGGTTTTGGGCCTCGACTTCAGATATGACAACGGATACAAGGTTTTCAATAACATCAACATCAAGGTGGAAAGAGGGAAATTCGCAGCCATAGTTGGTCCATCAGGGGTAGGCAAATCCACACTTTTGAGGTTATTTGGCGCTTTTTTGAAGCCAGAAAGCGGTACAGTATTGCTGCATGGAAAACCTGTTTTGAGACCTACTCCATTAATTTCCATGGTGCATCAGTCAATAGTTACTTTTCCATGGATGACAGCAGAAGAGAATGTGATGCTATCGCTGAAAACAAAAAATATCCCCAAAGATGAATGCAAAGAACTTGCCTCTAAGGCACTGGAAATGGTTGGTCTTCAGGGATTTGAGAATCTTTATCCCAAGGAGATGAGTGGAGGAATGAGACAGAGAGTCTCTGTCGCAAGATCTCTTGCTGCAGAACCAAAAGTTTTGCTTATGGATGAGCCTTTTGCACATCTCGATGAGTTGACTGCAGAGGGGTTGAGACAGGATATTTATAACATTCTATTCAATCCAGAGAGTCCGCTGGAGTGTGTTATAATGGTCTCTCACAATCTTACTGAAGTTGTTGAGCTTTCAGATACAGTGTTCGTTCTTAACAACAGTCCTGCAACGGTTGTGGGACAGATCGATATTGAGATGCCCAGACCAAGAAATAGCAGAGATCCCGTTTTCGATAATTATCTTGATACTCTATACAGGCTACTTACAAAGAAAAAAGGGGGAACCAGGTGA
- a CDS encoding type II toxin-antitoxin system RelE family toxin yields the protein MDYRIVWSIQASKQLERLDRSVAKRIHEKVGQLYQNPERYVEKLVRYQYYRLRVGDYRVILDIQNEMVRILILKVGHRSNVYER from the coding sequence ATGGATTATAGAATAGTATGGTCCATTCAGGCATCCAAGCAGTTGGAACGCCTTGACAGGTCAGTTGCCAAGAGGATTCATGAAAAAGTTGGACAATTGTATCAAAACCCAGAAAGGTATGTTGAGAAACTTGTTAGATATCAATACTACAGGCTTAGGGTAGGGGATTATAGAGTGATTCTTGATATTCAAAATGAAATGGTTAGAATATTGATTTTAAAAGTCGGACACAGGAGCAATGTCTATGAAAGGTAA